In Rhodamnia argentea isolate NSW1041297 chromosome 11, ASM2092103v1, whole genome shotgun sequence, one genomic interval encodes:
- the LOC115736376 gene encoding uncharacterized protein LOC115736376 isoform X2 → MHSLDALRAQTRLEGRSLSHSFSSGSEGRCYSPWKYLGLPKRIGFDVIAIRPRRSKLVVKAVATQWPERLALIDGDWQGELNGKLESSSPAIIQLEATAEDSMEEFERENIRRTRISRSNKGKAPWNKGKKHSAETIQRIRERTKLAMQNPKVKMKLKNTGHAQSEETRMKIGAKVRMGWQRRRRSLMMQETCFCQWENLIAEASRKGQLIGVEELQWDTYNILDKQLEQEWLVSVQERKSMPRPKGSKRVPKSPEQRRKIAKAIAAKWEDPDYRNKVYSGMVKHYGTPIKAQRKPRRRKIDTLESRKMDPAEKRPDDTENASRSDTRVDLQQLRLRRSKMPLYNDPLVSSKLEMIKNIQAERAAMDTKAIEAVEQARVLIAQAQKAAKALEVAARTNSIARDSLLEARRMTAEADKLIKSIETGQSLSGENGPLVSDAAAEMVGKIGEGTIPSSTNIPNHRWVNGSHELVSGSSENFDFSNFTWQNALDDGEILSPESSSFGRPQWKSPMKNSHPAQQCDQMGATGNVNRVGQAKDEMFAVVPSPNSGCFGSSRCLLKN, encoded by the exons ATGCATTCACTAG ATGCTCTGAGGGCTCAGACCCGGCTTGAAGGCAGGTCGCTCTCTCATTCATTCTCCTCTGGATCCGAAGGGAGATGCTACTCACCATGGAAGTACTTAGGCTTGCCAAAAAGGATAGGATTTGATGTAATTGCCATTCGTCCAAGGAGGTCGAAACTTGTGGTTAAAGCAGTTGCTACGCAATGGCCAGAGCGGTTGGCTCTGATTGATGGTGATTGGCAAGGTGAACTAAATGGAAAGCTGGAGAGTTCTAGTCCAGCCATTATTCAGCTTGAGGCAACTGCTGAAGATTCAATGGAAGAGTTTGAGAGAGAAAACATACGGCGCACAAGGATTTCTAGGTCCAACAAAGGAAAAGCACCATGGAATAAAGGCAAAAAACACAGTGCTG AAACTATCCAGCGGATACGAGAGAGGACAAAGCTTGCAATGCAAAATCCAAAG GTGAAAATGAAGTTAAAGAACACAGGGCATGCACAGAG TGAAGAGACAAGAATGAAAATTGGGGCCAAGGTGAGAATGGGGTGGCAAAGACGCCGTCGAAGTTTGATGATGCAGGAAACATGCTTCTGTCAATGGGAGAACCTAATTGCAGAAGCTTCTCGAAAAGGCCAACTCATAGGTGTAGAGGAGCTGCAATGGGATACATATAATATTTTGGACAAACAGCTTGAGCAGGAGTGGTTGGTGAGTGTTCAGGAACGCAAATCAATGCCTAGGCCCAAAGGTAGCAAGAGAGTACCAAAATCCCCAGAGCAGAGGAGGAAAATCGCCAAAGCAATTGCTGCAAAGTGGGAAGATCCT GACTACCGTAATAAGGTTTATTCTGGGATGGTAAAACATTATGGTACACCTATTAAAGCTCAGAGAAAGCcgagaagaaggaaaatcgACACTCTGGAGTCCAGAAAGATGGACCCAGCAGAGAAGAGACCAGACGATACTGAAAATGCTTCTAGGAGCGACACTAGAGTTGATCTCCAGCAATTGAGATTGAGGAGAAGCAAGATGCCCCTGTATAATGACCCTCTGGTAAGTTCAAAGTTGgaaatgattaaaaatattcaagctGAAAGAGCAGCCATGGATACCAAGGCAATTGAAGCTGTTGAACAAGCAAG AGTATTGATTGCTCAAGCTCAGAAGGCTGCAAAAGCCCTCGAGGTGGCTGCAAGGACCAATTCCATAGCTCGAGATTCTCTCCTGGAAGCAAGACGGATGACAGCTGAAGCAGATAAACTGATCAAATCCATAGAAACTGGGCAAAGTTTATCCGGTGAGAATGGGCCACTTGTTTCAGATGCTGCGGCTGAAATGGTTGGCAAAATTGGGGAGGGAACAATTCCAAGTTCTACAAACATACCAAATCACAGATGGGTTAATGGAAGCCACGAACTTGTATCTGGCAGCAGTGAAAACTTTGATTTTAGCAACTTCACGTGGCAGAATGCACTAGACGATGGAGAGATACTTAGTCCAGAAAGTTCCAGTTTTGGTCGACCTCAGTGGAAGTCTCCGATGAAGAATTCGCATCCAGCTCAGCAATGTGATCAAATGGGAGCAACTGGGAATGTGAACCGTGTAGGTCAGGCTAAGGATGAAA TGTTCGCAGTAGTTCCAAGTCCCAACTCTGGCTGCTTCGGCAGCAGTAGGTGCCTCTTGAAGAATTAA
- the LOC115736376 gene encoding uncharacterized protein LOC115736376 isoform X1: protein MHSLDALRAQTRLEGRSLSHSFSSGSEGRCYSPWKYLGLPKRIGFDVIAIRPRRSKLVVKAVATQWPERLALIDGDWQGELNGKLESSSPAIIQLEATAEDSMEEFERENIRRTRISRSNKGKAPWNKGKKHSAETIQRIRERTKLAMQNPKVKMKLKNTGHAQSEETRMKIGAKVRMGWQRRRRSLMMQETCFCQWENLIAEASRKGQLIGVEELQWDTYNILDKQLEQEWLVSVQERKSMPRPKGSKRVPKSPEQRRKIAKAIAAKWEDPDYRNKVYSGMVKHYGTPIKAQRKPRRRKIDTLESRKMDPAEKRPDDTENASRSDTRVDLQQLRLRRSKMPLYNDPLVSSKLEMIKNIQAERAAMDTKAIEAVEQARVLIAQAQKAAKALEVAARTNSIARDSLLEARRMTAEADKLIKSIETGQSLSGENGPLVSDAAAEMVGKIGEGTIPSSTNIPNHRWVNGSHELVSGSSENFDFSNFTWQNALDDGEILSPESSSFGRPQWKSPMKNSHPAQQCDQMGATGNVNRVGQAKDEKRIALRVHKATKKWVRGRLVEVTEST, encoded by the exons ATGCATTCACTAG ATGCTCTGAGGGCTCAGACCCGGCTTGAAGGCAGGTCGCTCTCTCATTCATTCTCCTCTGGATCCGAAGGGAGATGCTACTCACCATGGAAGTACTTAGGCTTGCCAAAAAGGATAGGATTTGATGTAATTGCCATTCGTCCAAGGAGGTCGAAACTTGTGGTTAAAGCAGTTGCTACGCAATGGCCAGAGCGGTTGGCTCTGATTGATGGTGATTGGCAAGGTGAACTAAATGGAAAGCTGGAGAGTTCTAGTCCAGCCATTATTCAGCTTGAGGCAACTGCTGAAGATTCAATGGAAGAGTTTGAGAGAGAAAACATACGGCGCACAAGGATTTCTAGGTCCAACAAAGGAAAAGCACCATGGAATAAAGGCAAAAAACACAGTGCTG AAACTATCCAGCGGATACGAGAGAGGACAAAGCTTGCAATGCAAAATCCAAAG GTGAAAATGAAGTTAAAGAACACAGGGCATGCACAGAG TGAAGAGACAAGAATGAAAATTGGGGCCAAGGTGAGAATGGGGTGGCAAAGACGCCGTCGAAGTTTGATGATGCAGGAAACATGCTTCTGTCAATGGGAGAACCTAATTGCAGAAGCTTCTCGAAAAGGCCAACTCATAGGTGTAGAGGAGCTGCAATGGGATACATATAATATTTTGGACAAACAGCTTGAGCAGGAGTGGTTGGTGAGTGTTCAGGAACGCAAATCAATGCCTAGGCCCAAAGGTAGCAAGAGAGTACCAAAATCCCCAGAGCAGAGGAGGAAAATCGCCAAAGCAATTGCTGCAAAGTGGGAAGATCCT GACTACCGTAATAAGGTTTATTCTGGGATGGTAAAACATTATGGTACACCTATTAAAGCTCAGAGAAAGCcgagaagaaggaaaatcgACACTCTGGAGTCCAGAAAGATGGACCCAGCAGAGAAGAGACCAGACGATACTGAAAATGCTTCTAGGAGCGACACTAGAGTTGATCTCCAGCAATTGAGATTGAGGAGAAGCAAGATGCCCCTGTATAATGACCCTCTGGTAAGTTCAAAGTTGgaaatgattaaaaatattcaagctGAAAGAGCAGCCATGGATACCAAGGCAATTGAAGCTGTTGAACAAGCAAG AGTATTGATTGCTCAAGCTCAGAAGGCTGCAAAAGCCCTCGAGGTGGCTGCAAGGACCAATTCCATAGCTCGAGATTCTCTCCTGGAAGCAAGACGGATGACAGCTGAAGCAGATAAACTGATCAAATCCATAGAAACTGGGCAAAGTTTATCCGGTGAGAATGGGCCACTTGTTTCAGATGCTGCGGCTGAAATGGTTGGCAAAATTGGGGAGGGAACAATTCCAAGTTCTACAAACATACCAAATCACAGATGGGTTAATGGAAGCCACGAACTTGTATCTGGCAGCAGTGAAAACTTTGATTTTAGCAACTTCACGTGGCAGAATGCACTAGACGATGGAGAGATACTTAGTCCAGAAAGTTCCAGTTTTGGTCGACCTCAGTGGAAGTCTCCGATGAAGAATTCGCATCCAGCTCAGCAATGTGATCAAATGGGAGCAACTGGGAATGTGAACCGTGTAGGTCAGGCTAAGGATGAAAAGCGAATAGCACTGAGAGTACATAAGGCTACGAAGAAATGGGTTCGAGGAAGGCTTGTTGAAGTGACGGAGTCGACATAG